The nucleotide sequence CGAGGTACTTGAGGTCCAGCGGCAGCACGAGCGTGGAGAGCTGCACCAGCACACCGACGATCAGGCAGCCGATCAGCGCGCCGTACGCGGTGCCGAGGCCACCGAGGATGACCCCGGCGAACATCAGCAGCAGCAGCCGGAAGCCCATCTCGTACTGCACGGTGCTGGAGAGCTCGGAGAGCGCGAACAGCACACCGCCGAGGGTGGCCAGCGCGCCACCGAGCATCCAGACGAACAGGATCACCCGGTCGACGTTGATGCCGGACGAGGCGGCCAGGTCCCGGTTGTCGGACACGGCCCGCATCGCCTTGCCGATCCGGGTCTTCTGCAACAGCAGCGCGACCCCGACCAGCACCACGATCGACACGATGATCGCCGAGAGGTCCTTGTCGGTGAGTGCGATCGGCCCGTAGTTGCGCACCGTCTGGGCGGTGTAGTCGGCGAACGACTCCGACCGGCCGCCGAAGATGATCAGGACCAGGTAGCGCAGCGCGATGCCGAGACCGATCGACACGACGAGCTGGGCGATCAACCCGGCGCCCCGGCGTCTGAGCCGCCGCCATATGCCGAGTTCGTTGGCTGCGCCGAGGAGTGCACCGACGAGCATCGCGATGATCGTCGCGGGGATCAGCTGCACCCCGCCGCCGACGTTGATGAACCAGGCGACGACCGCGCCGATGGTCACCATCTCGCCGTGCGCGAAGTTGGTCAGGCCGGTGGTGCCGAAGATCAGCGACAGGCCGACCGCGGCGATGCCGATCACCAGGCCGAACCGGATGCCGTCGACGAGCAGGCGCAGGAACATGGCGAACCCGCCGCCGGCGCCGCCCGCGACCTCCTCACCGAACCGGAAGACGACGGTGTTCAGTGCGCCGTCGCTGACCTCGCGGACGGTCTCGCCCTGCAGGACCTCGGTGCCGGGAGGGAGCGTGGACTCGTCGAGCCGGAAGGTGTAGCTGCCGGCGGAGGGGACCGTGAGCTCCCAGCGGCCGGTCGCCTCCGAGGTCGCCTCCCCGGCCGGGGCGCCGTCGAGTTCGGCGGTGATCGTGACGCCGGCCAGTGGCTCGCCGTCCTGGTCACGCAGGGTGCCGCTGACCTCGATGCCGTCGGTCTGCTGGGCGGGGGCCGCTGTGGCCTGGGAGACGGCCTGCGGGGTGGCCGGGGGAGTCGTGGTGGCGGCGAGCGCGGTACCGGACAGGGCTAGCCCGCCGACGAGTACGACGAGCAGGCCGATCAGCCAGCGTGCGGTGGCGGGGACCGATGGTCGTCGCGGGCCGGCGCCCGCGCGGACGGTCCCCGCGCTGTCGGCGCGCTCGCGGCGCGGAGTGCGGGGTGGTGACAACGTTCGTCCGTCCTCGTGGGGCGTCGTGCGGACACCCGGGTGGGTGATCTGGGCGAACGTAGCCGAGGAGAGGACTGGTACGAACGTCTCGAACCAGGCCGTAGCCGAGACGTAACCCGTTACTACCGGATTGCGACTGTCAGGACACGAGGGGTCGTGTGTCGCGGTGCAGACAGGTGAGTTTCGCGGTACAGACGCGGCGGCCGTCGTCGTCGACGAGCACGATCTCCGACGTCGAGGTGGAACGCCCGACGTGGATCGGCCGGGCCGTCCCGGTCACGTGGCCCTTGGTGGCCGACCGGTGGTGGGTGCAGGCCAGCTCGAGGCCGACCGGGAAGCGCTCCGGCAGGGAATGCAGCGCGGAGAGGGTGGAACCGAGCGTCTCGGCCAGCACGCCGCTCGCGCCGCCGTGCAGCAGGCCGAACGGCTGCAGGTTGCCCGCGACCGGCATCCGGCCGACGACCTCGTCGAGGCTCAGCGAGACGATCTCGATCCCCATCCGGTCGTTGAGCTGGCCTCCGGCGTGTTCCGGCGGGATCTGGGGGAGCTGGGCGGGATCGATCGGCACCAGGGAACCCTAAGCCCATCCGGCCGAGCCCCGCGGAGCGGTTCCGGACGCATCGGTTCCGGACACATCACAGCGTGCGCACTTGCCGTCGTGGCCCGGGTCGGCGATGTTCACCGTGCACACGCAAGCACCGGAGATGAGGACGAGACAGCGCATGGTCAATGACACCAGGCCCACGGCGACCGAGGCGTGGTCGATGCTGCTCGAGGGCAACGTCCGCTGGCAGCGCGACGAGCGTCAGGAGCCGCGCCGGTCGGCGGAGGAGCGGGCCGCGGTGCTCGCCGAGCAGAAGCCGGCCGCGATGATCCTGTCCTGCTCGGACTCGCGGGTCCCGGCGGAACTGGTCTTCGATCTGGGGCTGGGGGACCTGTTCGTCGTCCGCACGGCCGGCCAGGTCGTCGACGACGCGGTGCTGGGGACACTCGCCTTCGGCGCCGGGGCACTGGGTATCCCGCTGCTGGTCGTGCTCGGCCACTCGCAGTGCGGCGCGGTGAAGGCGGCGGTGGAGGTGGCCGGGGGAGCGCCGCTGCCCGCGCCGGCGACGCTGGGCGCACTGGTGCAGGACATCGTCCCGGTCTGTGCGGGCGCGGCGGCCGGTGACGAGGGCATCGCCTCGGCGGTGGACGCCAACGTCCGCCGGGTGGTCGCCCAGCTGACCGCGGCCCCGTCGCTGTCCGGAGCGGTCTGCAACAACCGGCTGAAGATCGTCGGGGCCCGCTACGACCTGCCGACCGGTGCCGTGCTGGAGGTCTGAGCCGCCGCCGGCCTGCGGGTCACGAAGATCGCCGTGCCGGGGAACAGCTCGCCGCGCAGCGGCGACCACTGTCCCCAGATCCGGTCGTGCCCCTCCGGCCACTCCGGCTCGACCAGGTCCTCCAGGACCAGCCCGGCGGCGACCACGTCCCGGATCCGGTCGCCGAGCGTGCGGTGGTGCTCGACGTAGGTGGCCCGGCCGGTCGCATCCACCTCCAGGTAGGGGGTGCGGTCGAAATAGGACTGTGTGACGGTCAGCCCGGCCGGGCCGGGATCGTCGGAGAACGCCCAGCGCATCGGGTGGTTCACCGCGAACACCCAGCGCCCGCCGGGCCGCAGCACCCGGTACACCTCGCGCATCACCCGTGCCGGGTCGGCCACGAACGGGATCGCCCCGAACGCCGAGCACGCCAGGTCGAAGGAACGGTCGGCGAACGGCAGGTGCTCGGCGCCGGCCTGCACCAGCGGGACGTCGGTGCCGAGCTCCCGGTTCAGCCGGGCGGCGTGCCGGAGCATCCCCCCGGAGACGTCCAGCGCCACCGGGAGCGCGCCCTGGGCGGCCAGCCACCGGCTGCACGGCGCGGAGCCGGCGCCGACCTCGAGCACCCGGGCCCCCGGCAGCGCCTCGGCCGGGGCGAGCAGCCGGGCGTCCTCCTCGTGCAGGCTCTCCGGGCACCAGACGAACTCGGCGTCGCCGATGTCGGAACCGTGCTCGTGGAGGTAGTCGTCGGCGTCGGCGTCCCACCAGCGCCGGCCGGCGCTCTCGGACTCGGCGCTGCTCACCCGCCTGCGGGCGAGCCCGGTGGTACCGAGAACGGACTCGGCGCTGCTGTACTCGTCGCGGCTGCTCATGGCCGCCCGATCGTCGCAGAGGGCCGCCGGGCCCGGGCCCGGCCGTCCCCGCTCAACCGTTCACCGGACCCGCATTGCCCGAGTGATTCCGGCCCGCGTAGCATGTTCCGCGCACTGTGGTCAACGTGGCGGACGACCGTCGACGCCGGGCCAGCCCCGCACGACCGTTGCGCCGTAGACGGATTCAGATCACGGGAATCGACGCCAGAGGGTGACTGTTCCAGTAGGGAGACTTACACAGTCACAGCTACACACACCAGAAGCGGGCGCTGCTGCAGCAGCGTCCGCACCGAGACCGCCAGAAAATCCATCGGAGCACCCCACTACATGTCCACCGACACCACCGCCGCCCCGACCACGCCGCAGGTCGCTATCAACGACATCGGGTCGGAGGAGGACTTCCTCGCCGCCATCGACCTGACGATCAAGTACTTCAACGATGGCGACATCGTCGAGGGCACGATCGTCAAGGTCGACCGCGACGAGGTCCTGCTCGACATCGGCTACAAGACCGAGGGCGTCATCCCCTCGCGTGAGCTGTCGATCAAGCACGACGTCGACCCCGCAGAGGTGGTCGAGGTCGGCGAGTTCGTCGAGGCCCTCGTTCTCCAGAAGGAGGACAAGGAAGGCCGTCTCATCCTGTCCAAGAAGCGCGCGCAGTACGAGCGCGCCTGGGGCACGATCGAGGCCCTCAAGGAGGCCGACGAGCCGGTCGAGGGCACCGTCATCGAGGTCGTCAAGGGCGGCCTGATCCTGGACATCGGGCTCCGGGGCTTCCTGCCGGCGTCGCTGGTCGAGATGCGCCGGGTGCGCGACCTCCAGCCCTACGTCGGTCGCAAGATCGAGGCCAAGATCATCGAGCTGGACAAGAACCGCAACAACGTGGTCCTGTCCCGCCGCGCCTGGCTGGAGCAGACCCAGTCCGAGGTCCGCAGCGAGTTCCTCAACCAGCTGCAGCGCGGTCAGGTCCGCAAGGGCGTCGTCTCCTCGGTGGTCAACTTCGGTGCCTTCGTCGACCTGGGCGGTGTCGACGGCCTGGTGCACGTCTCCGAGCTGTCCTGGAAGCACATCGACCACCCGTCCGAGGTCGTCGAGGTCGGCCAGGAGGTCACCGTCGAGGTTCTCGACGTCGACCTGGACCGCGAGCGTGTCTCCCTGTCGCTGAAGGCGACCCAGGAGGACCCGTGGCGGCTCTACGCCCGGACCCACGCGATCGGCCAGATCGTGCCGGGCAAGGTCACCAAGCTCGTTCCGTTCGGCGCGTTCGTCCGCGTCGAGGAGGGCATCGAGGGCCTGGTGCACATCTCCGAGCTGGCCGAGCGCCACGTGGAGATCCCGGAGCAGGTCGTGCAGGTCGGCGACGACGCGATGGTCAAGGTCATCGACATCGACCTCGACCGGCGCCGCATCTCGCTCTCGCTGAAGCAGGCCAACGAGGGCATGACGGTCGACACCGAGTTCGACCCGACCCGCTACGGCATGGCCGCCGAGTACGACGACCAGGGGAACTACATCTACCCCGAGGGCTTCGACGTCGACTCCGGCGACTGGAAGGAGGGCTTCGACGAGGCCCGCGCCGCGTGGGAGAAGCAGTACGCCGAGGCGCACACCCGCTACGAGCAGCACATCGCGCAGCTCCGCAAGGCCGCCGAGGCCGAGGCGGAGGGTGGCGACGACGTCGCTCCGGCGAACTACTCGTCGGGCGGTGACACCGAGGAGCGCTCGTCCGGCCAGGCCGAGACCAGCTCCAGCAGCGGTGGCTCGCTCGCCAGTGACGAGCAGCTCGCCGCCCTGCGGGAGAAGCTCTCCGGCGGAGCCTGATCCGCGGATCCGGTCCCGCTCCGGACCGGATCACGATCCGCACCGAGCCCCGGTGACCCGCGCGGTCACCGGGGCTCGGTGCGTGTGCGGGTGGATGTCCCGGGTGCAGGCACGGGCGGGTGAACAGCCCGCAGCGGTCCGGTTGCGTTGCGCGGCGTGTCGGTGGATACGCGCCGGGGGCAGATCACGGTTCGGCACCGTTCCATGACGCTCCGGGTGGGTTCCGGGAGTCGATCTCCGCATGCGGCCTAGATTGTTCACATGGCCGGCTGCTCCGTCCGCCGGACGCGATCCGGCACGTCCCTTCCCTCTCCTGCGAACCGCCTCCGGCACCGGCGGATCGCCCTGCTCGCCGGTGCCGCCCTGCTCACCGGGGTGATCAGC is from Pseudonocardia autotrophica and encodes:
- the rpsA gene encoding 30S ribosomal protein S1 — protein: MSTDTTAAPTTPQVAINDIGSEEDFLAAIDLTIKYFNDGDIVEGTIVKVDRDEVLLDIGYKTEGVIPSRELSIKHDVDPAEVVEVGEFVEALVLQKEDKEGRLILSKKRAQYERAWGTIEALKEADEPVEGTVIEVVKGGLILDIGLRGFLPASLVEMRRVRDLQPYVGRKIEAKIIELDKNRNNVVLSRRAWLEQTQSEVRSEFLNQLQRGQVRKGVVSSVVNFGAFVDLGGVDGLVHVSELSWKHIDHPSEVVEVGQEVTVEVLDVDLDRERVSLSLKATQEDPWRLYARTHAIGQIVPGKVTKLVPFGAFVRVEEGIEGLVHISELAERHVEIPEQVVQVGDDAMVKVIDIDLDRRRISLSLKQANEGMTVDTEFDPTRYGMAAEYDDQGNYIYPEGFDVDSGDWKEGFDEARAAWEKQYAEAHTRYEQHIAQLRKAAEAEAEGGDDVAPANYSSGGDTEERSSGQAETSSSSGGSLASDEQLAALREKLSGGA
- a CDS encoding branched-chain amino acid ABC transporter permease — translated: MSPPRTPRRERADSAGTVRAGAGPRRPSVPATARWLIGLLVVLVGGLALSGTALAATTTPPATPQAVSQATAAPAQQTDGIEVSGTLRDQDGEPLAGVTITAELDGAPAGEATSEATGRWELTVPSAGSYTFRLDESTLPPGTEVLQGETVREVSDGALNTVVFRFGEEVAGGAGGGFAMFLRLLVDGIRFGLVIGIAAVGLSLIFGTTGLTNFAHGEMVTIGAVVAWFINVGGGVQLIPATIIAMLVGALLGAANELGIWRRLRRRGAGLIAQLVVSIGLGIALRYLVLIIFGGRSESFADYTAQTVRNYGPIALTDKDLSAIIVSIVVLVGVALLLQKTRIGKAMRAVSDNRDLAASSGINVDRVILFVWMLGGALATLGGVLFALSELSSTVQYEMGFRLLLLMFAGVILGGLGTAYGALIGCLIVGVLVQLSTLVLPLDLKYLGGLAVLIVILVFRPQGLLGSKARIG
- a CDS encoding class I SAM-dependent methyltransferase → MSSRDEYSSAESVLGTTGLARRRVSSAESESAGRRWWDADADDYLHEHGSDIGDAEFVWCPESLHEEDARLLAPAEALPGARVLEVGAGSAPCSRWLAAQGALPVALDVSGGMLRHAARLNRELGTDVPLVQAGAEHLPFADRSFDLACSAFGAIPFVADPARVMREVYRVLRPGGRWVFAVNHPMRWAFSDDPGPAGLTVTQSYFDRTPYLEVDATGRATYVEHHRTLGDRIRDVVAAGLVLEDLVEPEWPEGHDRIWGQWSPLRGELFPGTAIFVTRRPAAAQTSSTAPVGRS
- a CDS encoding carbonic anhydrase; amino-acid sequence: MVNDTRPTATEAWSMLLEGNVRWQRDERQEPRRSAEERAAVLAEQKPAAMILSCSDSRVPAELVFDLGLGDLFVVRTAGQVVDDAVLGTLAFGAGALGIPLLVVLGHSQCGAVKAAVEVAGGAPLPAPATLGALVQDIVPVCAGAAAGDEGIASAVDANVRRVVAQLTAAPSLSGAVCNNRLKIVGARYDLPTGAVLEV
- a CDS encoding PaaI family thioesterase; protein product: MPIDPAQLPQIPPEHAGGQLNDRMGIEIVSLSLDEVVGRMPVAGNLQPFGLLHGGASGVLAETLGSTLSALHSLPERFPVGLELACTHHRSATKGHVTGTARPIHVGRSTSTSEIVLVDDDGRRVCTAKLTCLHRDTRPLVS